A section of the Acanthopagrus latus isolate v.2019 chromosome 20, fAcaLat1.1, whole genome shotgun sequence genome encodes:
- the tex2l gene encoding testis-expressed protein 2, whose amino-acid sequence MAESGTNGERGGEDKGRGGGRPRQEPQSPNLGVSPANTPSLGAKRHLPRGIVIQLTGTEGDWDSLDDSELIFSLDHDEDYPSISLSKERQLSVEDGRGLQSQAFHVPLSPSSPGSLSNCSAIGPSFLSPGPSSPTHRPLASLVKSLSTELEPKEGSTLRPKPFLSLVKSISTEISRSEPEVSQSKSDSRLNLHLWKQLTQTKTRSNGDSRTAPPSPSSLSPSAEGLKGGFFKMELEDTKRKLSEAVHEPLSTMFSKIMREESIGSPKHQGRTQGAHQASPRGLGRESSTDTVLSESPVRNTRKTDADVLPVFDWPSVRHPGRGYRSHCPVHRNRHHHRDEELEICADGDTMQVLATETYQPARSSPAGPQVLAPPSVRTSPLPQPPHPLPRMSLFCMAVLSYGYFILPLSPYFSGLALGLALGFLLGLLLIRMGSSRTRCSDTPYRPPQTLLGEGILTGGTLSREPNTLKGWMNEMCDYDPETYHPALTHSVFATLEGSCLRLDSPRTNISRRATYDERVVEATFVKSRSFQLAKSKVFLLPSVLARKRMWNPKYPICIHLTGGADSEVDEGGKSEDSCGEDLGAEPASPQRSSSKDAQDLPITIYLFGRTGREKEEWFRHFLFASMDTEREKERPGRCVSRSGDPAPAQSVGASGNVPISRGPSRVDSSDDDAPSTPPPCSSSAHISKTPSSTRGLTALDYPRYMARLLATEELTPLSSPGASSAETSPTIKGNCTCDLAEQPGSSQTAWANALIGRIFWDFLREKHWADVVSHKIQKKLSKIRLPYFMNELTLTELDMGCAMPQIATTSRPEVNHRGLWLELQLAYTGALQMTLQTKFNLSKLGKEGGQDTDCAMDTGSPRPIFSVLADSDEESSSAGSSDEEELLLSEPQGPVGEKGSTPATDGTAGGKTGRKILRFVDKIAKSKYFQKATENEFIRKKFEEMSNTPLLLTVEVQELSGTLVVNIPPPPTDRIWYSFCVPPKLDLRVRPKLGEREVTFCHVTEWIEKKLQDEFQKVFVLPNMDDIYLPLMRSVVDSPQASQRLSSQSQRSQSSSTESIERIPPEVSGAELD is encoded by the exons ATGGCAGAGAGTGGAACgaatggggagagaggaggcgaggataaaggaagaggaggtggcagACCTCGACAGGAGCCCCAGAGCCCGAATCTTGGTGTTTCACCAGCAAACACCCCCTCCCTTGGGGCCAAGAGGCATCTCCCTCGAGGGATTGTGATCCAGCTGACTGGGACAGAGGGAGACTGGGACAGTCTGGATGACAGCGAGCTTATCTTCTCCCTCGACCACGATGAAGACTACCCCTCCATATCTCTCTCCAAGGAGAGGCAGCTCTCTGTTGAGGATGGCAGGGGCTTGCAGTCCCAAGCTTTCCACGTTCCCCTTTCTCCCTCATCTCCTGGCTCTCTCAGCAACTGCTCTGCCATTGGCCCCAGCTTCCTCTCCCCGGGTCCCTCTTCCCCCACCCACCGACCCCTTGCAAGCCTGGTCAAGTCTCTCTCCACAGAGCTGGAGCCTAAAGAAGGATCCACCCTGAGACCTAAGCCCTTTCTCAGCCTCGTGAAGTCGATCTCCACGGAGATCTCCCGCTCAGAGCCCGAGGTGTCGCAGTCCAAATCGGACTCCCGCCTCAACCTCCACCTGTGGAAACAGCTTACCCAAACAAAAACCCGCAGCAACGGGGACTCTCGCACTGCGCCCCCTTCTCCTAGCTCGCTCTCCCCAAGTGCAGAGGGTTTGAAAGGGGGCTTCTTCAAAATGGAGTTAGAGGACACCAAGAGGAAGCTCTCGGAGGCCGTGCACGAGCCTCTGAGCACCATGTTCAGCAAGATCATGAGAGAGGAGAGTATAGGCAGCCCCAAACACCAGGGGAGGACCCAGGGGGCTCATCAGGCCAGCCCCAGAGGTCTGGGCCGTGAAAGCAGCACGGACACGGTTCTCTCCGAGTCTCCTGTGAGGAACACTAGAAAAACGGATGCTGATGTTTTGCCTGTGTTTGACTGGCCTTCTGTTAGGCATCCTGGGAGAGGTTACCGCAGCCACTGCCCAGTGCATCGCAACAGACACCACCACAGGGACGAGGAGCTGGAAATATGTGCAGACGGTGACACGATGCAAGTATTAGCCACTGAGACTTACCAACCGGCACGGAGCTCACCCGCTGGTCCTCAGGTCCTGGCACCACCCTCAGTTAGGACTTCGCCCCTTCCTCAGCCCCCTCATCCTCTCCCACGCATGAGTTTATTTTGCATGGCAGTCTTGTCCTACGGCTACTTCATCTTACCTCTCAGTCCATACTTCTCCGGCCTGGCTTTGGGATTAGCATTGGGATTCCTGCTAGGATTGCTGCTCATCAGGATGGGTTCCTCCAGAACTCGCTGCTCAGATACTCCATACAGACCTCCACAGACTCTGCTGGGGGAGGGGATTCTGACAGGAGGCACATTGAGCAGGGAGCCTAATACCCTCAAG GGCTGGATGAATGAGATGTGTGATTACGACCCAGAAACCTACCACCCAGCTCTGACTCACTCTGTGTTTGCCACCCTGGAGGGCTCCTGTCTCCGTCTGGACTCCCCACGCACCAACATTAGCCGCAGGGCCACATATGATGAGAGAGTCGTCGAGGCCACCTTCGTCAAGTCACGCTCCTTTCAGCTTGCAAAGAGCAAA GTATTCCTGCTGCCATCTGTGTTGGCTCGGAAGAGGATGTGGAACCCGAAGTACCCCATCTGCATCCACCTGACAGGGGGAGCAGACTCTGAGGTGGATGAGGGAGGAAAGTCGGAGGATAGTTGTGGAGAGGACCTGGGAGCCGAACCAGCAAGTCCACAACGAAGTTCCTCCAAAGATGCCCAAGACCTTCCCATCACTATTTACCTCTTCGGCCGCACAGGACGAGAGAAAGAAGAGTGGTTtcgtcacttcctgtttgcctcCATGGAtacagagagggaaaaggagaggcCTGGCAGATGTGTGTCCAGATCGG GTGACCCAGCGCCGGCACAGAGCGTTGGCGCCTCGGGCAACGTACCAATCAGCAGAGGCCCCAGTAGAGTGGACAGCAGCGACGACGACGCCCCCTCCACGCCGCCCCCTTGCAGCTCTTCAGCTCATATCAGTAAGACCCCCAGTAGCACCAGGGGCCTTACTGCTTTGGACTACCCGCGCTACATGGCTCGTCTCCTCGCCACAGAGGAGCTGACCCCTCTCTCCAGTCCTGGAGCCAGCAGTGCAGAGACAAGCCCCACCATCAAAGGAAAT tgcaccTGTGATCTAGCCGAGCAGCCTGGGTCGAGCCAGACTGCCTGGGCTAACGCTTTAATTGGACGAATCTTCTGGGACTTTCTGCGAGAGAAGCACTGGGCCGACGTGGTTTCCCACAAGATCCAGAAGAAGCTGAGCAAAATCAGA TTGCCTTACTTTATGAATGAGCTGACTCTGACTGAGTTGGATATGGGCTGCGCCATGCCACAAATCGCCACTACCTCCAGACCGGAGGTCAACCACAGAG GCCTGtggctggagctgcagctggccTACACTGGTGCTCTGCAGATGACCCTGCAGACCAAGTTCAATCTGTCCAAGCTGGGGAAAGAGGGCGGTCAGGATACAGACTGTGCGATGGACACTGGTAGCCCACG GCCCATCTTCAGCGTGTTGGCCGACAGTGATGAAGAGTCCTCCAGCGCTGGTTCATCTGATGAGGAAGAGCTGCTTCTGTCTGAGCCTCAGGGTCCAGTGGGGGAGAAGGGATCCACACCGGCTACTGATGG GACAGCGGGCGGGAAGACTGGAAGGAAGATTTTGAGATTTGTGGACAAAATCGCCAAATCCAAGTATTTCCAGAAGGCGACGGAGAACGAGTTCATCAGGAAGAAGTTCGAGGAGATGTCCAACACGCCGCTGCTGCTCACCGTGGAGGTCCAAGAGCTGTCAGGGACGCTGGTCGTCAACATCCCGCCGCCCCCCACGGACAGGATCTG GTACAGCTTCTGTGTGCCTCCCAAGTTGGACCTGCGTGTCCGTCCCAAACTCGGGGAGAGGGAGGTGACCTTTTGTCACGTGACCGAGTGGATTGAAAAGAAGTTGCAGGATGAGTTCCAg aAAGTTTTTGTGCTGCCAAACATGGACGACATCTACTTACCCCTGATGCGCTCGGTGGTGGACAGCCCTCAAGCCTCACAGCGTCTGTCCTCTCAGTCCCAGCGGTCCCAGagctcctccacagagtccatcGAGAGGATCCCACCCGAGGTCTCCGGGGCAGAGTTGGACTAG
- the LOC119009842 gene encoding NADPH oxidase organizer 1-like produces the protein MAAEQRFVISARMIGSVHRDTPKLKVFMMSVLWSDEAEVIVYRSFQEFKKFHRQLKKRFPLQNMLRKKDRMIPKFSGEANRSSRQQKESKRSVQRIKFLESYCDKLLKCDAAVTQSSEVRQFFMPKDHDLQPDYTKNSIMILLSDDASGGGGGNVASSVTHPFVTQTYRCVAAYETKDTKNRPFKTAVDEKLDVLIKDPAGWWLVENEDKRLAWFPAPYLELWEGEEDDDDAAGFQLGGALYCAARSYSAKKDDEVSVPIGSVVEVLRKSDNGWWLIRFNNKGGYIPSMYLQPYNNPRAGLFSLQRKLHSSTLNLATSAGLQASRSASTSEENSPRMDPAGPSRGVPGRLHKARSLDVLSETRSQTQIEGDPSTSDGRTRSMSNTSSEGSFSSLSSDSESTQSLKEEARPNIGGSGRSTPADSFPERRSSSASSESSGSVTSRGSETASNAPRVPPRPKTEEILNRCTTMTRKAALATKTRLQAQPESIHGR, from the exons ATGGCCGCCGAGCAGCGCTTCGTCATCAGTGCCCGCATGATCGGGTCCGTCCACAGGGACACGCCGAAACTCAAG GTGTTCATGATGTCTGTGTTATGGTCTGACGAGGCAGAGGTGATTGTCTACAGATCCTTCCAGGAGTTCAAGAAGTTTCAT agGCAGCTGAAAAAGAGATTCCCTCTTCAGAACATGCTCCGGAAAAAAGACCGAATGATCCCCAAATTCAGTG GGGAGGCCAATAGGAGCAGCCGCCAGCAGAAGGAATCCAAGCGATCCGTCCAACGCATTAAGTTCCTGGAGAGCTACTGCGACAAACTGCTGAAGTGCGACGCCGCTGTGACCCAGAGCTCAGAGGTCAGGCAGTTCTTCATGCCCAAAGACCACGACCTGCAGCCAGACTACACCAAGAACAG CATCATGATCCTGCTGTCCGACGACGCCTCTGGCGGAGGAGGGGGCAATGTGGCGAGCAGCGTCACCCACCCGTTTGTCACCCAGACGTACCGCTGCGTGGCAGCCTATGAGACGAAGGATACCAAGAATCGCCCGTTCAAGACGGCCGTGGATGAGAAGCTGGACGTCCTGATCAAAGACCCTGCAG gtTGGTGGCTGGTGGAGAACGAGGATAAGCGCCTGGCTTGGTTTCCTGCTCCCTACCTGGAGTtatgggagggagaggaagatgatgatgatgctgctggaTTCCAGCTCGGAG GTGCCCTGTACTGTGCGGCGAGGAGTTACTCGGCCAAGAAGGATGACGAGGTGTCTGTGCCCATTGGCTCTGTGGTCGAGGTGCTGAGGAAGTCTGACAACGGCTGGTGGCTCATCAG GTTCAATAACAAGGGAGGTTACATCCCTTCCATGTACCTGCAACCATACAACAACCCACGTGCCGGCCTCTTCAGCCTGCAGAGAAAGCTGCATAGTTCCACTCTGAACCTGGCAACCAGCGCTGGACTTCAGGCTTCCCGGTCAGCCAGCACCAGCGAAGAAAACAGCCCACGGATGGATCCTGCAGGTCCGTCCAGAGGCGTGCCTGGGCGTCTCCACAAGGCCCGATCCCTTGATGTCCTCTCCGAGACCCGGTCGCAAACACAGATCGAGGGCGACCCCTCGACGTCAGACGGCCGCACGCGCAGCATGAGCAACACGAGCAGCGAGGGAAGcttctccagcctctcctcagATAGCGAGTCGACCCAGAGTCTGAAAGAGGAAGCGAGGCCTAACATCGGCGGGAGTGGGCGCAGCACCCCTGCCGACAGCTTCCCAGAGCGCCGCAGCTCCAGCGCCAGTTCAGAGAGCTCTGGGTCCGTCACGTCCAGAGGCAGCGAGACGGCTTCAAACGCTCCCCGGGTGCCACCCAGACCCAAAACCGAGGAGATCCTGAACCGCTGCACCACCATGACCCGGAAGGCAGCTCTGGCCACCAAGACCCGGCTTCAGGCTCAGCCAGAGTCCATCCACGGCCGCTAG